Proteins co-encoded in one Haloarcula pelagica genomic window:
- a CDS encoding DUF7551 domain-containing protein — protein MVGHTLLDIRARLAELSVAVGPYRVVSAKTGHSPVPVSGLQFPTRATAAEAASVATAYRTALRRYDPAVRVQDLIACDRGLSPTDSRLPADDLPEYCHSITAALLETLSRQDGRVQRTVMDRYLEAAETTPDRDRLSLLLIESLAEAIDSHYATRRQYELLRATADRLPGPAETETPVRETLSVLRSTDLLRDFEIGPAPSGGHRVGLHGYRVRDRDGDCIVLPIAVELLRRQSPPPRFGDATRTVDGWTVRLVSAAETPEPSLAIVPSA, from the coding sequence ATGGTCGGACACACACTGCTCGACATCCGTGCGAGACTTGCGGAGCTAAGCGTCGCCGTCGGCCCTTACCGCGTCGTGAGTGCGAAGACCGGGCACTCTCCCGTCCCGGTCAGCGGCTTACAGTTCCCGACGCGGGCGACGGCGGCGGAGGCCGCGAGCGTCGCGACCGCGTATCGGACCGCACTCAGGCGGTACGATCCCGCGGTCCGGGTGCAGGATCTGATCGCCTGTGACCGTGGACTGTCACCGACGGACAGCCGACTCCCGGCGGACGACCTCCCGGAATACTGTCACTCGATCACCGCGGCGTTGCTGGAGACGCTGTCTCGGCAGGACGGGCGCGTCCAGCGAACGGTCATGGACCGGTATCTGGAGGCCGCCGAGACCACGCCGGACAGGGACCGACTGTCGCTGTTGCTGATCGAGAGCCTCGCGGAAGCCATCGACAGCCACTATGCGACCAGGCGACAGTACGAACTGCTCCGGGCGACCGCGGACCGACTGCCCGGTCCCGCCGAGACCGAGACGCCGGTTCGGGAGACGCTCTCGGTGTTGCGTTCGACCGATCTCCTGCGGGACTTCGAGATCGGTCCGGCCCCCAGTGGCGGCCATCGCGTGGGGCTCCACGGCTACCGGGTGCGCGACCGCGACGGCGACTGTATCGTCCTGCCGATCGCCGTCGAGCTCCTCCGGCGGCAGTCGCCACCACCGCGGTTCGGCGACGCGACCCGGACGGTGGACGGCTGGACGGTCCGTCTCGTGTCGGCAGCAGAGACACCGGAGCCGTCGCTGGCGATCGTCCCGTCGGCGTGA
- a CDS encoding extracellular solute-binding protein, with protein MTDTNDSSARTGSSRRRFLALGGTTAATALAGCGSLFGGDNASGSDGGSGSDGGDGATGQQGTNVEIPSLSAFRGSGTLVEGRPAPGGTSIQDLPDLSGSLNLYIGGGEGGIYFQFVEMLQEIYPDFEVFASSAASSSLAQTVVEEVNAGSPQADVFWSIDASSLGFVADNDAYEPFPDDVVSPVPEGFRGSDNAWVGVAGRARSVPYNTNQLSESDIPDKVADFPDTDALRGTMGWAPTYGAFKSFVTAMRLLRGREAARQWLVSMREAGTEQYPNEFVVSNQVADGALNAGFANHYYALRVQNQRPNAPIDLAFTEGDAGALVNVAGALRIQGTQKADLVNNFVRHLLSAEAQEFFTTVSFAYPMISGVEPAGGLPTVDQLNPPDIDLSELSDLEPTLQLMREANVLG; from the coding sequence ATGACTGATACCAACGACAGTTCCGCTCGTACCGGATCGTCGCGCCGCCGGTTCCTCGCGCTCGGGGGGACCACAGCCGCGACCGCACTCGCCGGTTGTGGCTCGCTGTTCGGCGGCGACAACGCCTCGGGCAGCGACGGCGGCTCCGGCAGCGACGGTGGGGACGGTGCCACCGGCCAGCAGGGGACGAACGTCGAGATCCCGTCCCTGTCCGCGTTCCGCGGCTCGGGGACCCTCGTCGAGGGGCGCCCGGCACCGGGGGGCACCTCTATCCAGGATCTACCGGACCTCTCGGGTTCGCTGAACCTCTACATCGGGGGCGGCGAAGGAGGCATCTACTTCCAGTTCGTCGAGATGCTCCAGGAGATCTACCCCGACTTCGAGGTGTTCGCAAGCAGCGCCGCCTCCTCCTCGCTGGCCCAGACCGTCGTCGAGGAGGTCAACGCCGGATCGCCACAGGCCGACGTGTTCTGGTCGATCGACGCCAGTTCGCTCGGCTTCGTCGCCGACAACGACGCTTACGAGCCGTTCCCCGACGACGTGGTCAGCCCGGTCCCCGAGGGCTTCCGTGGGTCGGACAACGCCTGGGTCGGCGTGGCCGGCCGGGCCCGCAGTGTCCCCTACAACACGAACCAACTCAGCGAGAGCGACATCCCGGACAAGGTCGCCGACTTCCCCGACACCGACGCGCTCCGGGGCACGATGGGCTGGGCGCCGACCTACGGCGCGTTCAAGTCTTTCGTGACGGCGATGCGTCTGCTGCGGGGCCGCGAGGCCGCCAGGCAGTGGCTGGTCTCGATGCGGGAGGCCGGGACCGAGCAGTACCCCAACGAGTTCGTCGTCTCCAATCAGGTCGCGGACGGCGCGTTGAACGCCGGCTTCGCCAACCACTACTACGCGCTGCGGGTCCAGAACCAGCGGCCCAACGCCCCGATCGACCTCGCGTTCACGGAGGGTGACGCGGGGGCGCTGGTCAACGTCGCCGGCGCGCTCCGTATCCAGGGGACCCAGAAGGCCGACCTCGTCAACAACTTCGTCAGGCACCTGCTCTCGGCGGAGGCCCAGGAGTTCTTCACGACCGTCAGTTTCGCGTACCCGATGATCTCCGGGGTCGAGCCGGCGGGTGGGCTCCCGACCGTCGACCAGCTGAACCCGCCGGACATCGATCTATCGGAGCTCTCTGACCTCGAACCGACCCTCCAGCTGATGCGCGAGGCGAACGTCCTCGGATGA
- a CDS encoding thiolase C-terminal domain-containing protein: MGVAVIGASMTKFGQRDAWLQELLTQAGEECLDDAGVASDEVEHLYVSNMASGEFEGKTGVMNALAHDLGVLPAYSERVDQTSSSGGAGIYEAWQSIASGASDMTLLVGGEKMTHKTTGEATDIIASITHPDEYKHGITLPSFAGLTARHYLERFDAPRESLARVAVKNHKNGVDNPNAQFQKEISVEKALESPIIADPLRLYDFCPITDGSAAMLFTTEERAAEIADEYAVVSGIGGATDTHVVHERDDPTIMGGVVKSSEQAYEMAGLGPDDLDVAELHDMFTILEFLQLEGIGVADQGTAWEMAMDGATEKDGELPINTSGGLKSKGHPLGASGVAQGVEIYEQLVGEAGPRQVDAETALACNVGGFGNCVITTIMEAAE; this comes from the coding sequence ATGGGAGTCGCAGTAATCGGCGCGTCGATGACGAAGTTCGGGCAACGCGACGCCTGGCTCCAGGAACTGCTCACGCAGGCGGGCGAGGAGTGTCTGGACGACGCCGGCGTCGCCTCCGACGAGGTAGAGCACCTGTACGTCTCGAACATGGCCAGCGGCGAGTTCGAGGGCAAGACGGGCGTGATGAACGCCCTGGCTCACGATCTCGGTGTGTTGCCGGCGTACAGTGAACGGGTGGATCAGACCTCCTCCTCCGGTGGGGCGGGCATCTACGAGGCCTGGCAGTCGATCGCCTCCGGCGCCAGCGACATGACGCTGCTCGTCGGCGGCGAGAAGATGACCCACAAGACGACGGGCGAGGCCACCGACATCATCGCCTCGATCACCCACCCCGACGAGTACAAACACGGGATCACGCTGCCCTCGTTCGCGGGACTGACCGCACGCCACTACCTCGAACGGTTCGACGCCCCGCGGGAGTCACTCGCCCGGGTCGCCGTCAAGAACCACAAGAACGGCGTCGACAACCCGAACGCGCAGTTCCAGAAGGAGATCTCCGTCGAGAAGGCCCTGGAGTCGCCCATCATCGCCGACCCGCTCCGCCTGTACGACTTCTGTCCGATCACGGACGGCAGCGCGGCGATGCTGTTCACCACGGAGGAGCGGGCCGCCGAGATCGCAGACGAGTACGCCGTCGTCTCCGGGATCGGCGGCGCGACCGACACCCACGTCGTCCACGAGCGCGACGATCCGACGATCATGGGCGGGGTCGTCAAGTCCAGCGAGCAGGCCTACGAGATGGCCGGCCTCGGTCCCGACGACCTCGACGTGGCCGAACTGCACGACATGTTCACGATCCTGGAGTTCCTCCAGCTGGAGGGGATCGGCGTCGCCGACCAGGGGACCGCCTGGGAGATGGCGATGGACGGCGCCACCGAGAAGGACGGCGAGTTGCCGATCAACACCTCCGGCGGGCTCAAGTCGAAGGGCCACCCGCTCGGGGCCAGCGGCGTCGCACAGGGCGTCGAGATCTACGAACAGCTCGTCGGCGAAGCCGGCCCGCGCCAGGTCGACGCCGAGACCGCGCTGGCCTGTAACGTCGGCGGCTTCGGGAACTGTGTCATCACCACCATCATGGAGGCCGCAGAATGA
- a CDS encoding Zn-ribbon domain-containing OB-fold protein, whose amino-acid sequence MTLEAGICPNGHVSYPTHPRCPDCGQSQDDSVDLADRTAEVVTWTTSTATPPGVREPNTLAFVEFDISDLDLTDEFVRALGQVTTDEVETGDTVEPVYVEELRDPEVGLKSANPESQPWDGYRWDPV is encoded by the coding sequence ATGACGCTGGAAGCAGGCATCTGTCCGAACGGTCACGTCTCGTATCCGACTCACCCGCGCTGTCCCGACTGCGGCCAGTCCCAGGACGACAGCGTCGACCTCGCGGACCGGACCGCCGAGGTCGTCACCTGGACCACATCGACGGCGACCCCGCCGGGGGTTCGCGAGCCGAACACGCTGGCGTTCGTCGAGTTCGACATCTCCGATCTGGACCTCACGGACGAGTTCGTCCGCGCGCTGGGGCAGGTGACCACCGACGAGGTCGAGACCGGCGACACCGTCGAACCGGTCTACGTCGAGGAACTCCGCGATCCCGAGGTCGGGCTGAAAAGCGCCAATCCCGAGAGCCAGCCGTGGGACGGCTACCGGTGGGACCCGGTCTGA
- a CDS encoding acyl-CoA carboxylase subunit beta, with the protein MSQQEEPDDEETADPVEELLEKREQARLGGGEARIESQHEKGKMTARERIDFLVDEGTFNEVDPFVEHRSTNFGMEDKRYPGDAVVTGYGEVDGRKVFLFAHDFTVLGGSVGEVVADKICKVMDKAIQNGVPVIGLNDSGGARIQEGVDSLVGFAKIFERNTKASGLIPQISAIMGPCAGGATYSPALTDFTFMVQDTSHMFITGPDVIETVTGEQVSKEELGGASSHSTKSGVAHFSYPSEEEALENIRRLLSYLPQNNMEDPPSVSPWDDPDREVPEVTDIVPSAPRKPYDMTQVVDSIVDEGSFFEVHGNWARNVITGFSRMDGNSVGVVANQPRVSAGTLDIDAAEKAARFVRFCDSFNIPILTFVDVPGFMPGTDQEHNGIIRRGAKLIYAYAEATVPLLSVVVRKAYGGAYIVMSSKFLGSDVNYAWPGSEMAVLGPRGAVNILYRKEIANADDPDAKRQELMDEFREEFAHPYGPAKRGYLDDVIEPKDTRKRLIEDLDLLQRKREETPPKDHGNIPL; encoded by the coding sequence ATGAGTCAACAGGAAGAACCAGACGACGAGGAAACGGCCGATCCGGTCGAGGAACTACTAGAGAAACGCGAACAGGCCCGCCTGGGCGGCGGGGAGGCCCGCATCGAGTCCCAACACGAGAAAGGGAAGATGACCGCCCGCGAGCGGATCGACTTCCTCGTCGACGAGGGGACGTTCAACGAGGTCGACCCCTTCGTCGAACACCGCTCGACGAACTTCGGGATGGAGGACAAGCGCTACCCGGGCGACGCCGTCGTCACCGGCTACGGCGAGGTCGACGGCCGGAAGGTGTTCCTCTTCGCTCACGATTTCACCGTGCTCGGCGGCTCGGTCGGCGAAGTGGTCGCCGACAAGATCTGCAAGGTGATGGACAAGGCGATCCAGAACGGCGTCCCCGTCATCGGGCTCAACGACTCCGGCGGCGCTCGCATCCAGGAGGGCGTCGACTCCCTCGTGGGCTTTGCCAAGATCTTCGAGCGAAACACCAAAGCGAGCGGACTCATCCCGCAGATCTCGGCGATCATGGGGCCGTGTGCCGGCGGCGCGACCTACAGCCCCGCGCTGACCGACTTCACGTTCATGGTCCAGGACACCAGCCACATGTTCATCACGGGGCCGGACGTGATCGAGACCGTCACCGGTGAACAGGTCTCGAAGGAGGAACTGGGCGGAGCCAGCTCCCACTCGACGAAGTCCGGCGTGGCCCACTTCTCGTACCCCTCCGAGGAGGAGGCCTTAGAGAACATCCGCCGACTGCTCTCGTATCTCCCCCAGAACAACATGGAGGACCCGCCGTCGGTCTCCCCCTGGGACGACCCCGACCGAGAGGTGCCGGAGGTCACCGACATCGTCCCCTCGGCGCCCCGGAAGCCGTACGACATGACCCAGGTCGTCGACAGCATCGTCGACGAGGGCTCGTTCTTCGAGGTCCACGGCAACTGGGCGCGCAACGTCATCACCGGCTTCTCCCGGATGGACGGCAACTCCGTCGGCGTCGTCGCCAACCAGCCCCGCGTGAGCGCGGGCACGCTCGACATCGACGCCGCCGAGAAGGCCGCTCGCTTCGTCCGCTTCTGTGACTCGTTCAACATCCCGATCCTCACGTTCGTCGACGTGCCCGGGTTCATGCCCGGGACCGACCAGGAGCACAACGGGATCATCCGCCGGGGCGCGAAGCTCATCTACGCCTACGCCGAGGCGACGGTGCCGCTCCTCTCCGTGGTCGTCCGCAAAGCCTACGGCGGTGCTTACATCGTGATGTCCTCGAAGTTCCTGGGCAGCGATGTCAACTACGCCTGGCCCGGCTCGGAGATGGCGGTGCTCGGTCCGCGGGGCGCGGTCAACATCCTCTACCGGAAAGAGATCGCAAACGCCGACGACCCCGACGCCAAGCGCCAGGAGCTGATGGACGAGTTCCGCGAGGAGTTCGCCCACCCCTACGGCCCGGCCAAGCGGGGCTACCTCGACGACGTGATCGAGCCCAAAGACACCCGCAAACGGCTCATCGAGGACCTGGACCTGCTCCAGCGCAAGCGCGAGGAGACGCCGCCCAAGGACCACGGCAACATCCCGCTGTGA
- a CDS encoding ABC transporter substrate-binding protein codes for MDRRDFVRASGIALTGAIAGCSEGSGSDDGSTTTNVATDSGTPTDEPTETDTASGADSYSVSMAPVGEVTFDSVPERWIAYDGGFADMAVALGQADGITGIGYADRYYTYVYDELDGVGVDRSTLTENELLGDTIPKEPFYALENDVHLMDPKMLVNWFGWTQSDVDEITDNVAPFVGNLIFRREDSWHDYRYYTLYEAFEKVAAVFDERERYEALKAYHDEFITGLQTDLPSAGDRPNVLLTYAGSDQPKQFSPYRLNDKGTSKKQWHDLGVADALAGTEIDGLSTSDRGRIDYEAMLTIDPDVLLVRGHERKSPEQFRDSVLAFMEEHDVASELTAVQNGRVYRGGFLHQGPIQNFFQTERAAQQLFPDTFGAVTSDRQLFDRDRIAGIVTGDD; via the coding sequence ATGGATCGACGGGACTTCGTTCGAGCGAGCGGGATCGCACTCACAGGAGCTATCGCCGGCTGTTCCGAGGGCAGCGGGAGCGACGACGGGAGTACCACGACGAATGTGGCGACCGACTCCGGGACACCGACGGACGAACCGACGGAGACGGACACAGCGTCCGGTGCGGACTCGTACTCGGTTTCGATGGCGCCGGTCGGGGAGGTCACCTTCGACAGCGTCCCTGAGCGCTGGATCGCCTACGACGGCGGCTTCGCCGATATGGCCGTCGCGCTGGGCCAGGCGGACGGGATCACCGGCATCGGCTACGCCGACCGGTACTACACCTACGTCTACGACGAACTGGACGGCGTGGGCGTCGATCGGTCGACGCTCACCGAGAACGAACTACTGGGGGACACCATCCCCAAGGAGCCGTTCTACGCGCTGGAGAACGACGTTCATCTGATGGACCCCAAAATGCTCGTCAACTGGTTCGGCTGGACCCAGTCGGATGTCGACGAGATCACCGACAACGTCGCACCGTTCGTCGGGAACCTCATCTTCCGCCGGGAAGACAGTTGGCACGACTACCGCTACTACACGCTGTACGAGGCCTTCGAGAAGGTCGCCGCGGTGTTCGACGAGCGCGAGCGCTACGAGGCGCTGAAAGCCTACCACGACGAGTTCATCACCGGACTCCAGACCGACCTCCCCTCGGCCGGTGACCGACCGAACGTCCTGCTCACCTACGCCGGCAGCGACCAGCCCAAGCAGTTCTCGCCGTACCGGCTGAACGACAAGGGGACGAGCAAGAAACAGTGGCACGACCTCGGCGTCGCCGACGCGCTCGCCGGAACGGAGATCGACGGACTCAGCACCTCCGACCGCGGGAGGATCGACTACGAAGCGATGCTGACGATCGACCCCGATGTCCTACTGGTCCGGGGACACGAACGCAAATCGCCCGAGCAGTTCCGCGATAGCGTCCTCGCGTTCATGGAGGAGCACGACGTGGCCAGCGAACTCACCGCCGTCCAGAACGGGCGGGTGTACCGCGGCGGCTTCCTCCACCAGGGACCGATCCAGAACTTCTTCCAGACCGAGCGGGCGGCCCAACAGCTGTTCCCCGACACCTTCGGCGCCGTCACGAGCGACCGGCAGCTGTTCGACCGGGACCGCATCGCCGGCATCGTCACCGGAGACGACTGA
- a CDS encoding alpha-1 4-glucan-protein synthase: protein MDSDICVVIPTIRNPDCTREYVQNARDHGFDTDRLHFVLVTEEFCDSEGMEQMLDEEGVDGKVFDGPAREAWFADHGAAEYADLIPAASHAQTSFGLLYLWANDFEYGVFIDDDTAPHEDVDFFGTHMENLAFSGEIETVSSDESWVNVLYQNEDDHGLYPRGYPYAAMDETVETEPTHVDDVVASQGLWTNVPDLDAVRILMDGDLQGQAQTRTEASDFGEDFVAAEGNYLTVCSMNLAFRREVVPAFYQLPMDDNEWDVGRFDDIWSGLFLKRACDVLGKQIYNGDPLCEHNKAPRSTFSDLTNEVHGLELNEHVWEIVDAVGEDADSYAEVFEEMGTALATGDFGDWENGAFLNYCGEFMLDWLDCLDAVEAGDGERVPAAADD, encoded by the coding sequence ATGGATTCGGACATCTGTGTCGTCATCCCGACGATACGAAACCCAGACTGCACGCGAGAGTACGTACAGAACGCCCGGGATCACGGGTTCGACACTGATCGGCTCCACTTCGTCCTCGTCACGGAGGAGTTCTGTGACAGCGAGGGGATGGAACAGATGCTCGACGAGGAAGGCGTCGATGGGAAGGTCTTCGACGGCCCCGCACGCGAGGCGTGGTTCGCCGATCACGGCGCCGCGGAGTACGCCGACCTGATCCCGGCGGCCAGCCACGCACAGACCTCCTTCGGCCTGCTGTACCTGTGGGCCAACGACTTCGAGTACGGCGTGTTCATCGACGACGACACCGCGCCCCACGAGGACGTGGACTTCTTCGGCACCCACATGGAGAACCTGGCCTTCTCGGGCGAGATCGAGACGGTCAGTTCCGACGAGTCCTGGGTCAACGTCCTCTACCAGAACGAGGACGACCACGGGCTCTACCCCCGCGGGTACCCCTACGCCGCGATGGACGAGACTGTCGAGACCGAACCCACTCACGTCGACGACGTGGTAGCCTCCCAGGGGCTGTGGACCAACGTTCCCGACCTCGACGCCGTTCGCATCCTCATGGACGGCGACCTCCAGGGACAGGCCCAGACCCGCACCGAGGCGAGCGACTTCGGCGAAGACTTCGTCGCCGCGGAGGGGAACTACCTCACCGTCTGCTCGATGAACCTCGCCTTCCGCCGGGAGGTCGTCCCGGCGTTCTACCAGCTCCCGATGGACGACAACGAGTGGGACGTGGGCCGGTTCGACGACATCTGGTCCGGCCTCTTCCTCAAGCGCGCCTGTGACGTGCTCGGCAAGCAGATCTACAACGGCGACCCGCTCTGTGAGCACAACAAGGCCCCGCGCTCGACGTTCTCGGACCTGACCAACGAGGTCCACGGGCTCGAACTCAACGAGCACGTCTGGGAGATCGTCGACGCGGTCGGCGAGGACGCCGACTCCTACGCGGAGGTCTTCGAGGAGATGGGCACAGCCCTGGCGACCGGCGACTTCGGCGACTGGGAAAACGGTGCCTTCCTCAACTACTGCGGGGAGTTCATGCTCGACTGGCTGGACTGTCTCGATGCGGTCGAAGCCGGGGATGGCGAGCGGGTACCTGCCGCCGCGGACGACTAA
- a CDS encoding HTH domain-containing protein, with protein sequence MTQSRRAAVYVRSPAPAATEQRQETVLARLRSLRDCGAIDDFSVTYWFRQALDRDGDPSMPAVTELEAWAADHSVSLAPAFGRHERHNWYTGIDDAVVRLPVICLAVYEDDELTAVYPHVCDGGPRSVADGMEQLEAQWGVEV encoded by the coding sequence ATGACACAATCCAGACGGGCAGCGGTGTACGTCCGTTCGCCCGCCCCAGCGGCAACTGAACAGCGCCAGGAGACGGTTCTCGCCCGGTTGCGGTCGCTCCGTGACTGCGGTGCTATCGACGACTTCTCGGTGACCTACTGGTTCCGGCAAGCGCTCGACCGCGACGGTGACCCGTCGATGCCTGCGGTGACGGAACTGGAGGCGTGGGCTGCGGACCACAGTGTCTCGCTCGCCCCCGCGTTCGGTCGACACGAACGGCACAACTGGTACACCGGGATCGACGACGCGGTCGTGCGACTCCCGGTCATCTGTCTGGCCGTCTACGAGGACGACGAACTCACGGCGGTGTACCCCCACGTCTGTGACGGTGGTCCCCGCAGCGTCGCCGACGGGATGGAGCAACTCGAAGCCCAGTGGGGCGTCGAAGTGTAG
- a CDS encoding FecCD family ABC transporter permease: MSDDTQVGTGQRGPTGSGHTVGLWASLRDRQLGLVVVGSLVVLAVSAFVQIRYGSYAMTDRMVFEAVFDPAVVANPSVLANLLLGGPFPEVDNTTLIVWKLRIPRIFVGVMVGANLAAAGAIFQAVTRNELASPYILGVSSGAGLAVLAVLILLPVLSGYLPFVAAAGGTAAFLLVYAIAWQNGTSPVRLILAGVVVTTICHSLQTGLFFFAGNTGVVQTALSWLTGSLTSTDWGDVRLALPWTLLVLGLAVAGSRQLNVLLLGERTAGSLGMRVERVRFGLSAVAILATAVSVAVAGLVGFVGLVVPHLVRNLVGSDYRRLLVGCLFVGPALVTAADVGARLALSPIQLPVGIVTGLLGGPYFLYLLRKNQRLGDI; encoded by the coding sequence ATGAGCGACGACACACAGGTCGGGACGGGACAGCGAGGGCCGACGGGCAGTGGTCACACCGTCGGGCTGTGGGCGTCGCTCCGGGACAGGCAGCTCGGGCTGGTCGTCGTCGGGAGCCTCGTGGTCTTGGCCGTGAGCGCGTTCGTCCAGATCCGCTACGGCTCCTACGCGATGACCGACCGGATGGTGTTCGAGGCCGTCTTCGACCCCGCAGTCGTCGCGAACCCGTCTGTGCTCGCGAACCTCCTGTTGGGCGGTCCGTTCCCCGAGGTCGACAACACGACACTGATCGTCTGGAAGCTGCGGATCCCGCGGATCTTCGTGGGCGTGATGGTCGGTGCGAACCTCGCCGCCGCCGGCGCCATCTTCCAGGCAGTCACGCGCAACGAACTCGCCAGCCCGTACATCCTGGGGGTCAGCTCCGGTGCCGGACTGGCCGTCCTGGCGGTGTTGATCCTCCTGCCGGTCCTCTCGGGCTACCTCCCGTTCGTGGCCGCAGCCGGCGGGACAGCCGCCTTCCTGCTGGTGTACGCCATCGCCTGGCAGAACGGGACCAGTCCCGTCCGGCTCATCCTCGCCGGCGTCGTCGTCACGACGATCTGTCACTCGCTCCAGACCGGGCTGTTCTTCTTCGCCGGCAACACGGGCGTCGTCCAGACCGCCCTCTCCTGGCTGACGGGGTCGCTGACGAGCACCGACTGGGGCGATGTCCGGCTGGCGCTCCCCTGGACCCTACTAGTGCTTGGCCTCGCTGTCGCCGGTTCGCGGCAGTTGAACGTCCTCCTGCTCGGCGAGCGGACGGCGGGATCGCTCGGGATGCGCGTCGAACGGGTTCGCTTTGGCCTCTCGGCGGTCGCCATCCTCGCGACCGCGGTATCGGTCGCCGTCGCCGGCCTCGTCGGGTTCGTGGGGCTGGTGGTTCCACATCTCGTCCGGAACCTCGTGGGCAGCGACTACCGGCGGCTTCTGGTCGGCTGTCTGTTCGTCGGACCGGCGCTGGTGACGGCGGCCGATGTCGGTGCGCGGCTGGCCCTGTCGCCGATCCAGTTACCCGTCGGGATCGTCACGGGGCTCCTGGGTGGCCCGTACTTCCTCTACCTGTTGCGGAAGAACCAGCGACTGGGTGATATCTGA
- a CDS encoding beta-ketoacyl-ACP reductase, which yields MNLDNQTCVVTGSSRGIGRGIAKDLGAHGANVVVNYRSSEREAQAVVDEIREDGGNAVAAQADVSKLEEVQAMQEAVEAEFDGADVLVNNAGITIDKKFENMTREDWQTVIDVNLGGVFNCTKAFYDDIQAAEHGRLINISSVVGQQGNIGQANYATTKSGLFGFTRTLALELAHTGSTANCVAPGFVKTDMLEEVPQRVQEKILREIPLDRFARVEDICGIVRFVASEESSYMTGQVLGVNGGMEW from the coding sequence ATGAACCTGGACAACCAGACCTGTGTTGTCACGGGGTCCTCACGGGGGATCGGCCGGGGCATCGCGAAGGACCTCGGCGCCCACGGCGCGAACGTCGTGGTGAACTACCGCTCCTCCGAGCGGGAAGCACAGGCGGTCGTCGACGAGATCCGCGAGGACGGCGGCAACGCCGTCGCCGCCCAGGCCGACGTATCGAAGCTAGAGGAGGTCCAGGCGATGCAGGAGGCCGTCGAAGCGGAGTTCGACGGGGCCGATGTCCTCGTCAACAACGCGGGCATCACCATCGATAAGAAGTTCGAGAACATGACCCGCGAGGACTGGCAGACGGTCATCGATGTGAACCTCGGCGGCGTGTTCAACTGCACGAAGGCGTTCTACGACGACATCCAGGCCGCAGAGCACGGTCGGCTCATCAACATCTCCAGTGTCGTCGGCCAGCAGGGCAACATCGGCCAGGCGAACTACGCGACCACGAAGTCCGGGCTCTTTGGCTTCACCCGGACGCTCGCGCTGGAGTTGGCACACACGGGGTCGACCGCCAACTGCGTCGCACCGGGGTTCGTCAAGACCGACATGCTCGAAGAGGTTCCCCAGCGCGTCCAGGAGAAGATCCTCCGGGAGATCCCCCTCGACCGGTTCGCTCGCGTCGAAGACATCTGTGGGATCGTCCGGTTCGTCGCCAGCGAGGAGTCCAGCTACATGACGGGACAGGTACTCGGAGTCAACGGCGGGATGGAGTGGTAA